A region from the Medicago truncatula cultivar Jemalong A17 chromosome 6, MtrunA17r5.0-ANR, whole genome shotgun sequence genome encodes:
- the LOC25496359 gene encoding kunitz-type trypsin inhibitor-like 2 protein, which produces MKPTLVTTLCFLLFSFTTYFPLPFTHAGIIVKDIYGKPVVPSGSYFIWPDYLVSGGELRLGVTENSTCPFTVLQDYSNYGHGFPVKFTPQNQTSSDDPITLGLHLDIAFDYKPVCAESTKWLVVEAENEYPTPWLAIDGTGKNVYDDGWFELIAYERTGYLIYFCHKLSSTRGECRYISRKNDKNGMRLVFDDGDYLAAVFVNVDDIVRARGSSIVKKDRAFTLPMI; this is translated from the coding sequence TCTTTTCCTTCACCACCTACTTTCCATTACCCTTTACACATGCTGGTATTATCGTCAAAGATATATATGGGAAACCTGTTGTTCCTAGTGGAAGCTACTTTATTTGGCCTGATTACTTAGTAAGTGGTGGTGAATTGAGGCTTGGTGTAACAGAAAATTCAACATGTCCATTTACTGTACTTCAAGATTATTCTAACTATGGTCATGGCTTTCCAGTGAAATTTACCCCACAAAATCAAACAAGTAGTGACGATCCTATCACTTTAGGCTTGCATTTGGACATTGCATTCGATTACAAGCCAGTTTGTGCAGAATCCACCAAGTGGTTGGTGGTTGAAGCAGAAAATGAGTACCCTACACCATGGCTGGCTATTGATGGTACTGGAAAGAATGTTTATGATGATGGTTGGTTTGAACTTATTGCATACGAGAGAACCGGATATCTTATCTATTTCTGTCACAAGTTATCTTCTACACGAGGTGAATGTCGTTATATTAGTAGGAAGAATGACAAAAATGGAATGCGTTTGGTCTTTGATGATGGTGATTACTTAGCAGCGGTATTCGTTAACGTTGATGATATTGTTAGAGCTCGAGGATCATCAATAGTTAAGAAGGACCGCGCATTCACGCTACCTATGATCTGA